Below is a window of Roseovarius sp. EL26 DNA.
TGCATTCTGCACCAGAGGCTCGGTTTGGGCATATTTTAAGGCCGAGGGTTGTGGCTTTTTGCCTTCTGGAATGTCATTCGGTCTGTGATACCCAAGGCCCAATTCCTCTAGCCTTTGAAGCATCTCAACCGTGCCGTCAGAGCAATCATTGGTGTAGACAAGGATATCGGTGAAGCCGACCGCCAGATGATGGGCGAACCATTCCAGTAAATAGGGGGCTTCGTCTTTCATCATTGAAACTGCCATCACCTGTCCGTGGGGGCTGGTGCGGTTTTGCAATTCCTCAATCAGGTCAGGCATGTTTCAGATCTGTGCTCGCTCTTATATATGTTGGGTGTAACCGATTGTGATTTTGTTCGCCACTACAGGGGGTGGGTTTTGAAGGGCTAACGTTAGGAGTTAGGCGGATTATTCGGTGGGCTGGTGCTGCCGCCGTTCTCCTGTTGGGCCAGCAGGCGGCGACGCAGCTTCATGAAATGCTCAAACAGGGCCTTTTGTTCGGGGACGGGCAATGCCTCACTCCCACCAGCTTGACGGATTCGTGTCAGGGTCAGGAAGGTCTCTGTGTCTTGTATTAAATCCTGAATGCGTTGGTGACGCCAAGCCACGCCTGCCTGATGAAGCTTGTTTAGCTCAGCATCTTCTTTCCAAAGCGCAACCTGCTCTTCCACGGCCTTTGCATGGCGCAAAATGCGAGTATCTTCTTGCGTGTTGAAGTTACGGTCGATCCAATAGGGAAGGTCAATCGGATCGTCGCTGCGGTTTGGTTTGCCGCGATCAGCTTTGACCAGAAAGTTTTCGATTGAGCCAAGCGCATAATGATTGAACTGGGCCAACTCGTATCGTGGCGCGACGCTGGGCACGACTGTTCCCAGAAGTTGCGTTGCGCTGCGTCCGCTGCCGTTGACCCAATTTTGCCAGCGATTTTCGCCTTTGCGCAGTTTTGGGCGGTGAACACCCAGTCTTTCATAGCGATTGCTGGCGCGGTAAAGCGACTTGAATTGTACAGCTCGCCAAGGCCAGAGCATGACATCAGGTGCGGCCTGTGTGAATTGTTCGATCATGGGACGGTCTTCGAATTTTACGATCCCGTTGTTGCCAAACATTCGCCAATCAATTGCAAACCCTTCAGCATCGGGGCAGGCGGACAGCAAATCATTAATATGCCCACCCCCGGCATGGATGCATAGAAACTCATCCACATCTGAGACCATGATCCAATCAGCGGCCTTCATAAGTGGGTGATTGCGGGCGCGACCCAAGGCCTTCCACTGTACAGTTTTCTTGCTGCTTCTGGGATTTGGTTGGTGCGTGACAAGACCCATCGTTTGCAGGTGTTCCAGCATCAAGTCGGTACCGTCATCGCAGTCATTACTGTAGATCAGAAAATCAGTCACACCAATCAGACGATGATAGGCGAGCCATTCCAGAATGAACGGCGTTTCATTTCGCATAGTCGTAATAGACAGGACGCGCATGGGCTGCCTTTTTTGCTTATTCTGTTCAGCCCTAACATTCGACAAGCTGCAAGGGCAATGAAAATGCCTGAGGCGATGAATTCGCGGCAAAGCATTACGTTACAGTGAACCACATCATTGTGAGCCGTATTGTTTTGTCACAGAACAGAGGTGAAATTATGCACAACACTAAGGCAAAGTGCCTGTTTGGTATAAAAGGAGCCCCGAATGGCCTATCGCTGGAAGAATACGCTGAGTGACCGTCATGTGACAGATGAGTCGATTTATATGAACCGACGCCAGCTAATGACGGCGGCGGCATCGGGGCTGGCGATGGCGGGTATAGCGGGGGCTGCCCGCGCCGAGGCGTTGGAGACCAACAGCTGGGAAGATATCACCAGCTACAACAACTATTATGAGTTCGGCACCAGCAAGAGCGATCCGGCGAAATATGCGCACACCTTGGTAACCAGCCCCTGGAGCGTACAGATTGATGGGCTTGTCGATAGGCCGGGTGCCTATGCGCTTGAGGATATCCTGAGCAAGATGACCATCGAAGAGCGGATCTACCGCTTCCGCTGTGTTGAGGCATGGTCAATGGTGGTCCCATGGAACGGGTTTGAGCTGTCAGATATGCTGGAGCTGGCTGGCGTGCAGTCGGGCGCTAAATATGTGGCCTTTGAAACAGTTCTGCGCCCGGATGAAATGCCCGGCGTACGCTATCCGGTTCTTGATTGGCCCTATGTCGAAGGGCTGCGCCTGGACGAGGCGATGAATCCTTTGACGATCATGGCCACGGGAATTTATGGCAAAGACATCCCAAATCAGAATGGCGCGCCATTGCGTTTGGTGGTGCCGTGGAAATACGGTTTCAAATCGATCAAGTCGATTGTGCGGATCACCCTGACAGACACGCAGCCGCCAACCAGCTGGAACAAGTCCAATGGCCGCGAATACGGATTCTATAGT
It encodes the following:
- a CDS encoding glycosyltransferase family 2 protein, with the translated sequence MRVLSITTMRNETPFILEWLAYHRLIGVTDFLIYSNDCDDGTDLMLEHLQTMGLVTHQPNPRSSKKTVQWKALGRARNHPLMKAADWIMVSDVDEFLCIHAGGGHINDLLSACPDAEGFAIDWRMFGNNGIVKFEDRPMIEQFTQAAPDVMLWPWRAVQFKSLYRASNRYERLGVHRPKLRKGENRWQNWVNGSGRSATQLLGTVVPSVAPRYELAQFNHYALGSIENFLVKADRGKPNRSDDPIDLPYWIDRNFNTQEDTRILRHAKAVEEQVALWKEDAELNKLHQAGVAWRHQRIQDLIQDTETFLTLTRIRQAGGSEALPVPEQKALFEHFMKLRRRLLAQQENGGSTSPPNNPPNS
- the msrP gene encoding protein-methionine-sulfoxide reductase catalytic subunit MsrP encodes the protein MAYRWKNTLSDRHVTDESIYMNRRQLMTAAASGLAMAGIAGAARAEALETNSWEDITSYNNYYEFGTSKSDPAKYAHTLVTSPWSVQIDGLVDRPGAYALEDILSKMTIEERIYRFRCVEAWSMVVPWNGFELSDMLELAGVQSGAKYVAFETVLRPDEMPGVRYPVLDWPYVEGLRLDEAMNPLTIMATGIYGKDIPNQNGAPLRLVVPWKYGFKSIKSIVRITLTDTQPPTSWNKSNGREYGFYSNVNPEVSHPRWSQATERPLGGGLFASRQPTLMLNGYQDEVASLYEGMDLREHF